ACGTGCATCGAGGTTCACGTCTGTTTTAGATATCTattcagattttttatttatttaattaatcattataaatgaacacacgtatttacacttacacatgcacatatacatattcatatacacttacacatgcacatatgcatattcatatacacttacatgcCAGCAAGCAGacctatacagacatacatatacccatacacgTTCATATACACGCAGGAAGATGTAAAATTGTATATAATTGTTAAtgcatataattttatttttgaatGATCTCTCAAAGTCGTTAATAAACCTAAATTTTCTAGCAAGACGAGACTTTCGTTTTAAATTTTCTGATAAAGATAAACACTTATGatgctatgataatgattaaactcACTTCTCAAATttggacaatgatgataacaaccatgataatgaaaatattaataacggtaataatggagatattagtaataacgataatattagtaatggtaataatgataataaacataagaagaacaataatattaacaatggtaataataataatagaaatgatgttgattatattgattaataatggtaataatgataatgacggtaatgatgatagcaataaaacaattgtaattttgatgataatcataacagtggcaatgacaacaatgataacaatattaataataataacattgcgaataataatgatgataactatgatgataataataatgacaataataataaagacaataccaataacaacgataacgaagAGGGAGAGCAAATCGGAACAAGGGAAATAACATGAAAGAAATAACAGGAAAAGGACGAGAATTCCTCCACAGAAGATCGTCTTGTCTGTGAGGGAAATGTCACCTCGAACCAGAGATGGAAAGTAAATTGGAAAGTATATTCATTTTAGAGAAAATTGAAGTTATTGCGGAGCGAGTGGGGATGGGATTGAAGGGAAATGACTGAATAAATGGTGAGGGAAATGATTGAATAAATGGTGAGTGAAATGATTGAATAAATGGTGAGTGAAATTATTgaataatattaattttagaGAAAAGTGAAGTTATTGCAGAGCGAGTGGGGATGGGATTGAAGGGAAATGATTGAATAAATGGTGAGTGAAATGATTGAATAAATGGTGAGTGAAATGATTGAATAAATGGTGAGTGAAATGATTGAATAAATGGTGAGTGAAATGATTGAATAACTGGTGAGTGAAATGATTGAATAAATGGTGAGTGAAGAATTGTTACTTAATTGCTGTTTGCATTATGCATTGGTACACGAGAtatataggagggggagggagagagaagagaagagagaagagaagagagaaagagagagagagaaaatgaggaggaagggagaaggcgagtgAAGAAAAgatgggatagagatagataaatagatagatagatagagagagagagagagagagagagaggagagagagagagagagagagagagagagagagagagagagagagagagagagagagagagagagagagagagagagagagagagagagagagagagagagagagagagagagagagagagaggagagagagagagagagagagagagagagagagagagagagagagagagagagagagagagagagagagagagagagagagagagagagagagagagaggagagagagagaagagagagagagagagagagagagagagagagagagagagagagagagagagagagagagagagagagagaagaaggagagaaagagagagagggagagagagaaggagagaaagagaaagagggagagagagaagaaggagagaaagagagagagggagagagagaagaaggagagaaagagagagagggagagagagaagaaggagagaaagagagagagggagagatgaggggagagtgagaatgaggaggagagagaaagagaaaaggagagagagagagagaagcagacaggctgagagaaagagaaagagagagacgaacagacagacaaacagccagagaaagaagacagacaagcGCGTCCACACAGAAACACCAAATCATAAGAACCGAAAAAAAAAGCCAAGCCACCGAAATGTGTCGAGGAAATGAAAAAGTTTGGTCTtcatttatctctcctccctattcgtCCCCACAAGCTATTCTTCTTTtcactaaacttttttttttcacctttgcccttgctctcccctcccccctccccctccccccccttgccaTTATCCTATTCCGGGAACCTCCACAAATAGTTTTTTTCCCCTTCGAGTGGGAAGGGAAAAATACTCGGAAGTTTTTGCTCTGcgctgtcttctctttttctcgaaCGGAAAAGggttacataaatatttttttttttatataaaatgaaagagaaatattatagtaaaaaaaaagttttcacctAAAAATTACTAAGAAAAAGGGttacataaacattttttttttatataaaatgaaagagaaatattatagtaaaaaaaaaagctttcaacTGAAAATTACTAAGAAAAAGGgcaagaaacattttttttttttttaatgaaagagaaatattatagtaaaaaaaaaaagctttcaacTGAAAATTACTAAGAAAAAGGgcaagaaacattttttttaataaaatgaaagagaaatattatAGTAAAAAAAGCTCTCTTTTGAAAATTACTAAGAAAAAGGGcaagaaacaatttttttttataaaatgaaatagaaatatagtaaaaaaaaactcatttcaaaattactaaaaaaaatgacaagacgaaataagtataaaaatatttttttgttgttgttttctaagcTATTGTGAACCACGATCACGGATTTAATAACTTGACTTTCCATCTCTGTATCGAAGAGGCGATAACTTCCAACACAAGAGCTGTACACAAGGACCCACAAcagtaaacaaatagacaaaaaataacacaaattcttgtttctcctttttttcccttcttattttattgtgattttgctTTGAaggagacaatgataataatgataatgataacaacaacaatataatactaataatagtgataaggatgatgataaaaattaataataataataattattattataattataatcataataatgataataataataacaacaataataataatgatgatgataataatcataataatgataataataacaataatagtaataatggtaataataataacaacaacaattacagtaatagtgataataataataatagtaatgataacaacacagataataataataatgagaagaaaaagcaTTATCAgagtttttctttcctcttcctttatccggATTTCGTTATGAAGGAGACACATGTCCAAGGCGTTGGTCTCACAGAAACttagagagaaaagcaaagagagatttttatttatttatttattttttttattttttatttttatttttttttggctgaAGCACCTGGTGATGTCAAATGACTTCAGGGTAtcattaattatgtatataacatatcatataatatgctatatacatgaatatgacaTATGAtataacaacgacaacgacaacagtaGGCAAAGATAAGTATAATTGTATGtgatatagaaatgataatggtgagtatgataataatagcaaaaatggtgaggatgataagaGTATTGATGATAagttgatgataagaaaaatcatgatgatcttaaggataacaataagcatgaagagaattataataacagtaatggtaataatgataataataaagcaataatcatgatgatggtaataatgataataagaacaataagaataatgatgataataataatgataataacaataataatccatatcataatgataacaatgatagggtAATAATGgtagctatgatgataatattgataatgataatgataataagaataataattaaattactgtttttactgttttactatagttctcattatgattatcaataagatttttagtatcaccattattatcataatgattacagtaacaatgatagtgataatgataataatattgatcatgagtAATCATGATTTTGAACaacggatatatgtgtgtatatatatatatatatatatatatatatatatatatatatatatatatatatatatatatatatatatatatatatattacataccatactcacacatacatattatacacacacacacacacacacacacacacacacacacacacacacacacacacacacacacacacaatatatatatatatatatatatatatatatatatatatatatatatatacatatatacatacatacatacatatatatacacacacacacacatatatatatatatatatatatgtatagatatatatagatatatataaatgaatatatatacatatatatatatatatatatatatatatatatatatatatatatatatatatatatatatatatatatatatatatatatatatatatgtatgtgtgtatgtgtatgtatgtgtatgtgtgtgtatgtatatgtgtgtgtatatatatgtatatgtgtgtgtgtgtgttgtgtgtgtgtgtgtgtgtgtgtgttgtgtgtgtgagtgtgtgtgtgtgtgtgtgtgtgtgtgtgtgtgtgtgtgtgtgtgtgtgtgcgtgcgtggtgtacaatgtatgtatatatatgtgtatatataatatatatatatatatatatatatatatatatatatatatatatatatatatatatatatatatatatatatatatatatatatgtgtatgtatatatatgtatatataatagtgtgtgtgtgtgtgtgtgtgtgtgtgtgtgtgtatatgtgtatatatatatatatatatatatatatatatatatatatatatatatatatatatatatatatatatgttatataatgtatgtatgtatatatatatatatatatatatatatatatatatatatatatatatatatatatatatatatatatatatatatatatatatacatatatatatatatatatatatatatatatatatatatatatatatatatgtatatatgtgtgtgtgtgtgtgtatatatatatatatatatatatatatatatatatatatacatacatatatatatacatatatatatatatatatatatatatatatatatatatatatatgtatgtatgtatgtatgtatgtatgtatgtatgtatgtatgtatgtatgtatgtatgtatgtatatgtatatatatgcatatatatatatatatatatgcatatatatatatacatatacatacatacatacatacatacatacatacatacatacatgcatacatacatacatacatacatacatacatacatatatatatatatatatatatatatatatatatatatatgtatgtatgtatatatatatatatatatatatatatatatatgtatgtatgtatatatatatatatatatatatatatatatatatatatatatatggtagaaaaacccacaatacactaACTAGATTTATACactagtttgtgcactgtgggtttttccatatatatatatatatatatatatatatatatatatatatatatatatatatatatatatatatatatgtatatacatatatatatatatacacacacacacacatatatatatatatatatatatatatatatatatatatatatgtatatatatatacatatatatatacatatgtatatacatacatatatatatattatatatatatatatatatgtatatatatatgtgagtgtgtgtgtgtgtgtgtgtgtgtgtgtgtgtgtgtgtgtgtgtgtgtgtgtgtgtgtgtgtgtgtgtgtgtgtgtgtatgtacgtgtgtgtgtacatatgtatacacgcacacacacacacacaaatatatatatatatatatatatatatatatatatatatatatatatatatatatatatatatatacatatatatatatatgtgtgtttgtatgtatgtatgtgtatgtgtgtgttcgtgtgtgtgtgtatatatatatatatatatatatatatatatatatatatatatatatatatatatatatatatataaaagcatatatatacatagatattatatatatatatgtatatatatatatatatatatatatatatatatatatatatatatatatatacatatatatatgtgtgtgtgtgtgtgtgtgtgtgtgtgtgtgtgtgtgtgtgtttgagtgcgtgcgtatgtgttccTTCTGCGATCTCACCAAGTATGTCTGGCGCGTGTAGGCCGTTTGCCTTTGTAAGAGAAAACGGCTCTTGAAAGGGTAAACTAACGTAAATTACCAAAAGGTCACATTTTTGCGTTTTTTAATGTCATGCATATCCTCTTATTTccgatataaatgcatatataataccaTTTTAGTTGAAGGAATTAATGCCAAATACGGCAtcaacattccctccctccatcttttacgCATTGGCAACGTTCCAGCTCCCTGCGTTGCCACCTCTCCTCATGGGCAAAAATTTGGAAATTATACCTCTCAATTTTACACCAAATGCCTTTTGTAGTTATATTATCCATTCGGATGTGAGTTCCATGTTAAACATCCATGGTAAAATCATTTAGAGCCGCATTTATTCCGTTGGGAATGGATAACTATGCACCTGGAGTTGAGTATCCAGTTAGTGATATATTTCCGGGAATTTTAGTGTCCGTGCTAAGAGTGCGTCGAGAAGGCAGCGTCGGGGAGTGTTACGGGGTGTATATATACCTCACATTGAGTTTGAGAAGTGTAGAGGTAATTGACTGTGTAACGTAGATGTGCTAATTCATTTTTACGTACAACTGTCGTGTGGTGTCCATGTAACGTTACGAATGTGTGAGCATATTCTGAAAATGTGTAAAACAAGCATGGACATTGCTTTCGGGATTGCAACGTACAAGGAAAACATGTCCTTGTAATTACGAATTTCATGTGCTGTGTCACAGACGAAGGAGTTGTGCTGTCCATTTCCCCTGCCACAACGAACACGAAATGAACTTGTTACTCGCTGACGTGTCTATATTTAGGAAGGGAAGACACGTGAACGTTTGCGCGGCGCCACACGCGCAGCCACGCCTACATCCAGCCTGGCACCAGTCGTTCACTTTCCCCTTCAAAACACACGCAAATGTCTAATACCCTATTCGTCCACAGCCATTCCACTTCGTCCTACTCGTGTCACTCGGCACTGGGCTGCCTTTTCTTGTACGAATTTTCCTGACCTTCTTCATCCAAGGTTGAAAACTTCACTGACCTGCACGGATCATCCCACGATCTCCTATCTACCCATTCGCATGATTCTCGTGTCCTTGGAAACTGTGACTCCCCGATCTCCCATTCACCCATTCGCATGATTCTCGTGTCCTTGGAAACTGTGACTCCCCGatctcccattcactcattcgCATGATTCTCGTGTCCTTGGAAACTGTGACTCCCCCGTGCGAGCAGCTGTCATGCCACTCGTTACCACACCGCGCAGCTGCACGACACACCTGTGAAACCTCGGCCACAACTGCTCTCCGGCCGCACGACCTGGCGACGAAGGGAAGAAGGTTCAGTGCTTGGCATAAATGGAACAAAATAGCTGCTGATGTGTTCAAAAAGTGGTAacaaagagaaatggataaatagatatgattctTTTTATAAGAATAATTTATGACTTGTTAGAATGTAATGAATAAATGGAACAAAGTAACTGTTGATGTGTTCAAAAAGTGGCAGTGatgagaaatggataaatagatacgaTTATTGGTATAAGAAGAAATTACGATTTGTTAGAATTTAAAGAATAAATGGAACAAAGTAGCTGTTGATATGTTCAAAAAGtgataaaaagtgataatgatgagaagtgattagatatgattatgaatataagaataaataataattggTTAGAATTTAAAGACTAtgttgtgaataaatgaatgaacattaaaaaaacacgatttttttttttttgggggggggtgctggtggtaatattattattatagttatcatcattatcattatcaactatcattactattgtgatgACGAATTATACTATTGATATCGTCATTTACGCCtccattgttattatgttattgtcattactaccacCTCTATTTAtacctgtttttgttgttgttttactattaatcatatgtttttttttatttagcccccccgccccccccctaccccccaggaAGGCGCTTGGTCGTATCCGTTTCCCGCCTTGGAGTTGAGTTGccatttgggatttttttttttcgaagacaGAATTAAATGATTTAATTTAATGATGGTTGATATAAATTCAGGGGGATGATATTCAGTTGGATATGGTAGAGCATGTTTAAAGATTAAGTGGCCAATGAATGTCGCTCCTTGGcgttcatgaaaataatgaacagTTAAAATGAATTGGCATTTTTAGCCTTGTGCCGATTCAGATTGTGGGAACGCcccagtatatttatgtatgtgtttatttatgtatttatgccttAAAACACTCATTAGCGAATGATTTTAGACTTAAAATGATACACAGTAATTAGGTGCAgattttaaaagagagaaaacaagttgATTAACAAACATTTACCGAACGAATGACATACGTCTGGCACCGATGCATTTCGAGACTAGAGTAACTTTGTTGATCGAGAACACCTGTATTTCCGATTTCACTGCAAACGTTACTCTTGTGATTAAAAACTTTTATACTGACATTTTTTTGTGCCTTTTCTACGATAGCTACACTTTTCTATAATTAACTTTTTAAAATGTACGCTATTTGTttttgcgcgcgcacacacacacacacacacacacacacacacacacacacacacacacacacacacacacacacacacacacacacacacacacacacacatatatatatatatattgttttagatATTGAGAATGATCTAACCTCAATTTCCGGTCACCAACATAAGAATAAGTGATTATGTTTGCATGTGGACAACCTAACAGCTGAACACCGCTGTTATACGCGAACAATTGGACAACTTTTACGCTTCTTATTTCCTCTAAAGATTGTCGATAGAGATCATTTTATCTTAGCAACATCAGTCCTGTTGATCTTTATGAACGTGAATTGTTTTCTGCTTTTGTACCATGTTGCCGACCCTGGAACAACTGTACCGCTGttactactaatgattatgatgggaAAACTGtaatggaaaatgataatgacaatgatgatgctaataataatattaacaaattcaaattattattattaagagacaatgatgatgctaataataatattaacaaattagatttattattattattaagatttaattaataattgtatcaataatgatattcatattaccACGAAAAATCATTgtagacaaaataatgataatacaggtaatgattacaatagcataataataaggttaatgatgatgatgttaatattactGGGAATTGTCATTACAACgaaaatagtgttaataatgataatgatgataagaaggctaatgataataaaaaataaaacaggataatgataatgataacagtaatgatgcctATAAACAAgctaataatacttatgatgatgttaataataatgttaatgcctataacaataataataaatataataatagcaacaatgatgatgatgatgaaataacatTGATATAATAAAGAGaccaacataatgataatgataatggtaataataataattttgaaaaaaaagaaagaaacgtacAGTTATGAAAAAGCAGCGTCCATTAGCCGGTCTGTTAAAtgtgtgccaggcccgacccaattaatTTTCATAGATACAGATgcaaaaataaaggcatatctgtccatatatctgatagatagacatttatatctatcagtctatttgctGGGTTGATATGCGtgtccagactgataaatatgtgtttatttctttatttaagcatgtcaatagatatacatttagccgtctatcagtctatttgctgggttgatatgcatgtctagactgataactatgcatttatttctttatttaagtatgtcaagtatacgaatattctttgggtcggccttcaaacaattctaacaaaccggccgaatattTTGGGTCTTTTCCCAATGGCTAACAACTTCCCAACTTCAGCCAATGGGAACCCTTTTTGTCACCTAGTTAATCAATTAACGTATCACCAGCGCTACGAAAACGTGATATGTTGAATACATAAATAGTATTGAATTTCGGGATAAAACGTATGGTGTAGATAACGTCTATTTCGTGTTACTGACGTGTATTAAAGGACGAGGTCATTCCAGCCCGGAAGCAATCATGGAGCTGATCACCATTAACACGGGGTACCTGAAGACGAAATCTGGGATCATGAAAATCATAGAAATCGTGAGTAGAAAGCCAGATTTTTGTGCATGTTTtggtacagagagagacaaacgctgCCACACATTCTGTTGTTTGTTATCTAAAGCACGGACACTTGCACTCACACCAACTCACAGTCACGCACTAATTACACTGGTATGATCTGTTCAGAGTGTACAAAAGGCCACGATTACTGTATAAACTATATGTTTGTGTAgctgaatatatgtacatatatatgtgtgtgtgtgtatatatatgtatatatatatatatatatatatatatatatatatatatacacatatatatatacatatatatacatatatatatatatatatatatatatatatatgtgtgtgtgtgtgtgtgtatacacacacacacacacacacacacacacacacacacacacacacacacacacacacacacacacacacacacacacacaaacacatacacacacacacacacacacacacacacacacacacacacacacacacacacacacacccacacacacgcacacacacacatatatatatatatatatatatatatatatatatatatatatgtatgtatgtatccatgtatgtatgtgtataaataaatatatatatatatatatatatatatatgtatatatatatatatatatatatatttacatatatatatatataaatataagtaaatatatataaatatatatatatatatatatatatatatatatatatatatagataaatatatataaatatatatatatatatatatatatataaatgcacagtatatatgtacccccccccccccaggtgtgCGTGGTGTGCGCCTTCTGCCTCCTCCGGCTGAGCACCCACGTCTGCGGCCACAGCAGGGACTCCTACTTCCTCGGGATCGGAGTCCTCGTCGCCGCCATGATGGTGACGCCGCTGCTGCTCATCTCCTACATGATGGGGAAGATGCAGATCCAGAACACGTACTTGGTATGAGGCATGAGGcatgaggaggggtgaggggggtgaggcatgaggaggggtgagggggggagagagggggtgagggggaggtagggggagagagggaggggggtgagggggggagggagggaggggggcgagggggtgagggggaggtaggggggggtgagggggatagagaggggggtgagggggagagagggagggaagggggggtgaggggggatagagggagggggttgagggggagagagagggaggggggtgagggggggaagagagggaggggggcgagggggagatagagggagaaaggtgaggggggatagagggagggggtgaggggtaggtagggagggggtgagggggagagagggagggtgggtgagggggagagagggagggggttgagggggatgagagggagggggtgatggggtgagggggggatagagagggagggggtgagggggaagtagagagagggtgagggggaggtagggaggggtgaggggggatagggaggggggtgagggggatagaaggagggggtgagggggaggtagggagtggggtgagggggagaaagggagggggtgagggggaggtagggaggggtgagggggataaagggagggggagagagggaaggggggtgagggggagagagggagggggtgagggagcgatagggaagggaggtgagggggatagagggagggagtgagggggaggtagggagggggttgagggtgggaaagggagggggtgagggggatagagggagggggtgagggggatagagggagggggtgaggaggagagagggaaggggggtgagggggagagagggagggggtgagagggagagagggagggggtgagggggagagagggaggtagggaggggggtgagggggagagagcgagggggtgagggggaaagagggagggggtgagggggtgaggggggggtgatgagaaTGCTGAAGATAacgaggctgatgatgatgagagatagGGAAGGTGATGATGTTGGAGATAGTGACGGTGAAGATAATGTTGGATATAGTGAGAATAAGGATACTGGAGGCAATGAGGGATCATGTTTTGAGGAAGTGAGGGTGATAAGGTGGAGATAGCAAAGACAGTGACGTTGGAGAAAGTGGGGATCATGATAATGTAAATATGGATGTATAGGAGAAAGTGAGGGTCATATTGTTGGAGACAGTGAAGGTCATGATAGATGAATaatgcaaatataaatgtataaaagtcaaattaaaaaatggataaaaagaataacgatatTATTAGATGCATTTCCCAGTACTCATGATTGCATCTGGAGCATTAACTTtttgtaatattagtattattatgattaccagcTTATTAACCTCTCCCCTCATATTGATacaatcatctttttcattaattaAACATCAGTCATTTTCTAAAAACACAATTTGATAAGCTCTTTATGGAATATCTCGTGTCTTAGCAACTAATTCTCCTTTTTCCAATCAATATGAAAGTATTTTCtatcatatttataaatgcagtagatgaatagatagattggttgattggtaggtagacagataggtatatgtgtatatatatatatatatatatatatatatatatatacatatacatatacatatatatatatatatatatatatatatatatatatatacatacatattatatatatatattataagtatatatatatatatatatatattatattatgtatgtatatattatgtacatatatatgtatatatatatatatatatttatatatatgtatatatatacatatatatatatatatatgtatgta
The DNA window shown above is from Penaeus vannamei isolate JL-2024 chromosome 29, ASM4276789v1, whole genome shotgun sequence and carries:
- the LOC113808033 gene encoding uncharacterized protein, which codes for MELITINTGYLKTKSGIMKIIEIVCVVCAFCLLRLSTHVCGHSRDSYFLGIGVLVAAMMVTPLLLISYMMGKMQIQNTYLEMALNALFALFLLAVGADALRAVGTVYTNNYNTKCFAMGIFSIAAFITYLLDTVFCVMVYRGNN